A portion of the Blastocatellia bacterium genome contains these proteins:
- a CDS encoding HlyD family efflux transporter periplasmic adaptor subunit, producing the protein MTLKKVIPILALLVVVLILGAVWVNRLRTETTEVISVSGSIELTEVTIAFKIPGRLDELLVREGEWVKKGQVVARLDREQLQRQYERAQAGLRAAESNLRQLLTAIALQRETLEGQIEQRRAELAQAEAVLRELQAGSRAQEIEQARAAVQAARTEYERAARDWERAKVLRENDDISVAQFDQFKTRYEAAQAQLRQAEERLALLVEGPRPETIEAARAQVARARAGLRVTEAQRLELQRREEEVTARRADIERARAEVALIQSQLADTVAVSPIDGIVLVTSANAGEVVAAGTPVLTIGDIARPWLRGYISETDLGRVKLGQEARVTTDSFPGKVYRGRVAFISSEAEFTPKQIQTPEERVKLVYRIKIEVENPNQELKLNMPATAVILLR; encoded by the coding sequence ATGACCCTCAAGAAAGTCATTCCGATTCTCGCGTTGCTTGTCGTCGTCCTCATCCTCGGCGCCGTGTGGGTGAATCGGCTGCGGACGGAGACCACCGAGGTGATTTCGGTTTCCGGAAGCATCGAACTCACCGAAGTCACCATCGCCTTCAAGATTCCCGGTCGGCTGGATGAGCTTCTCGTGCGCGAGGGCGAGTGGGTGAAGAAGGGACAGGTGGTCGCCCGGCTGGATCGTGAGCAACTGCAACGACAGTACGAACGCGCGCAGGCGGGGCTCCGGGCAGCCGAGTCGAACCTGAGGCAGCTTCTGACGGCGATCGCTCTTCAGCGGGAGACCCTCGAAGGACAGATCGAGCAGCGACGCGCCGAACTCGCGCAGGCGGAAGCCGTTCTGCGCGAGCTTCAAGCCGGATCGCGCGCACAGGAGATCGAGCAGGCACGGGCGGCCGTCCAGGCCGCTCGCACGGAGTACGAACGCGCCGCCAGGGATTGGGAACGGGCCAAGGTCCTCCGCGAAAACGATGACATTTCCGTCGCCCAGTTCGATCAGTTCAAGACCCGGTACGAAGCGGCACAGGCGCAACTCCGGCAGGCCGAGGAGCGCCTGGCTCTTCTTGTCGAAGGGCCGCGACCCGAGACGATTGAGGCTGCCCGCGCTCAGGTGGCGCGAGCGCGGGCGGGGTTGCGAGTGACCGAAGCTCAGCGCCTCGAGCTGCAACGACGGGAGGAAGAAGTCACCGCCCGCCGTGCCGACATTGAGCGAGCGCGAGCCGAGGTCGCCCTCATCCAGTCGCAACTTGCCGACACCGTCGCCGTCTCTCCCATTGACGGCATCGTCCTGGTCACGTCCGCCAATGCCGGCGAAGTGGTGGCCGCCGGAACCCCCGTCCTCACAATCGGGGATATTGCCCGCCCCTGGCTCCGGGGCTATATCAGCGAGACCGATCTGGGCCGCGTCAAACTCGGCCAGGAGGCCCGCGTGACGACCGATTCCTTCCCCGGCAAAGTCTATCGCGGTCGCGTCGCGTTCATCTCCTCGGAGGCCGAGTTCACGCCAAAGCAAATCCAAACGCCGGAGGAGCGGGTGAAACTCGTCTACCGGATCAAAATCGAGGTCGAGAATCCGAATCAGGAACTGAAGCTCAACATGCCGGCGACGGCTGTGATCCTTCTCCGGTGA
- a CDS encoding TolC family protein: protein MSTCVLVTVVVFSLASALPQSPSSGWRLSPTEEEKAPLPLSLKQAMEIALAPEGNARIQLAEALRRQAEARAHQARSALLPTVEATLGQQNLTRNLEALGIRFTLPLPGFRLPSRVGPFTVVDARATLSQSFFDVSSIERFQAARAGVTAAHAESESVRDQVAAQVARLYLAAVRADAEVKTAEANVALAEALLKLARDQKEAGTGTAIEVTRAQVQLANERQRLLAAQTQRRQAHLELLRAIGLDLTLTLDLTDPLAYVPVETLTVEQALAVALQARADLKAQQHRQESARRAYRAVALERLPSLVGYADYGSIGTSAAHLIPTRTYGVALRLPVFDGGRRDARRAESFAQFQQEQIRTTDLRQQIELEIRVALDSLRSADEQVKVAQEGVALAERELEQARRRYQAGVTTSLELTDAQTRLERARHNYLSALYAYNLARIALAQAMGTIRQLTR from the coding sequence ATGAGCACCTGCGTTCTCGTCACTGTTGTGGTTTTTTCTCTCGCATCGGCGCTGCCACAATCGCCCTCATCTGGATGGCGCTTGTCGCCGACCGAAGAGGAGAAAGCTCCTCTGCCGCTCAGTCTCAAGCAGGCGATGGAAATAGCACTGGCGCCCGAAGGAAATGCCCGGATCCAACTGGCGGAGGCACTGCGTCGTCAGGCCGAGGCACGAGCTCATCAGGCACGGTCGGCTCTCCTGCCGACGGTGGAAGCGACGCTCGGACAGCAAAACCTGACGCGTAATCTGGAGGCGTTGGGCATTCGCTTTACGCTTCCCCTGCCGGGCTTTCGCCTGCCCTCACGGGTGGGGCCCTTCACGGTCGTGGATGCGCGGGCGACGCTCAGCCAGAGTTTCTTCGACGTGAGCAGCATCGAGCGATTTCAGGCCGCTCGCGCGGGTGTGACCGCCGCTCATGCCGAAAGCGAGAGCGTGCGCGATCAGGTGGCGGCGCAGGTGGCGCGACTCTATCTGGCGGCCGTCCGAGCCGACGCCGAAGTGAAAACGGCGGAGGCCAACGTCGCCCTGGCCGAAGCGTTGCTCAAACTCGCACGCGACCAAAAAGAAGCGGGAACGGGCACGGCCATCGAGGTCACGCGGGCGCAGGTTCAACTGGCCAACGAACGACAGCGCCTGCTGGCGGCACAGACGCAACGTCGTCAGGCGCATCTGGAACTGTTGCGGGCTATCGGGCTGGACCTCACGCTGACGCTCGATCTCACCGATCCTCTGGCCTATGTTCCCGTCGAAACCCTGACGGTGGAACAGGCGCTGGCCGTGGCGCTTCAGGCGCGAGCCGATCTCAAAGCGCAACAGCATCGCCAGGAGAGCGCCCGACGGGCCTATCGCGCCGTCGCCCTCGAACGTCTGCCGTCACTTGTCGGCTATGCGGACTACGGTTCCATTGGCACGAGCGCCGCACACCTGATCCCGACGCGCACCTATGGAGTCGCCCTCCGTCTGCCCGTTTTTGACGGCGGACGCCGCGACGCCCGTCGCGCCGAGAGCTTCGCCCAGTTCCAGCAGGAACAGATTCGCACCACCGATCTGCGCCAGCAAATCGAGCTGGAAATTCGCGTGGCGCTCGACAGCCTGCGCTCGGCCGACGAACAGGTGAAGGTGGCCCAGGAAGGAGTGGCCCTGGCCGAGCGCGAACTGGAGCAAGCGCGTCGTCGCTATCAGGCCGGCGTCACCACCAGCCTCGAACTGACCGATGCCCAAACGCGGCTGGAACGCGCCCGCCACAACTACCTTTCCGCCCTCTATGCCTACAATCTGGCCCGCATCGCACTGGCTCAGGCCATGGGAACCATTCGTCAGCTCACCAGGTGA
- a CDS encoding ATP-binding protein: MRIATKIAFGYSILILLMVGLLVYHISLIHEMEAINRQLSEINFRAAITALELLSDLRQLEEATGKFVATGRPEYAAEVKKAREAFTANLARMRALGHSEREAREVARLAQMWSDFSAVASRQESLLTTLRPGEVRDLERIREILSGLIQNLSLLRTQTQTVIQATQETIQAQVNTSTETAKRAREISSLATVTGVLLAILISFFIVRSIADPLRQLTEGTRALAEGRFSVHLDARGRDEFAQLARDFNTMAERLGELDQMKRDFVSHVSHELKAPLASMQETIRLLLDEIPGPLTDRQRRLLELTGQSGRRLAAMISNLLDLSRMEAGVMEYDRKQQDVIEIVRAALAEFEARAGEKKLRLEVDLPQPPVLATCDGDRLLQVLTNLLENAYKFSPPGGTIGVRAQVIVGIPPHLPAFWRQALDRADSDRELLLLAVSDSGPGVPDAHKEKIFEKFHQVRQGKKLSGQGVGLGLAICRTIVQAHQGAIWVEDNPGGGSIFYVLLPMDSAGQPAVSVSAAGPPS, encoded by the coding sequence ATGAGAATCGCGACCAAGATCGCCTTCGGCTACAGCATCCTCATCCTGCTCATGGTCGGGTTGCTCGTCTATCACATCTCGCTCATTCATGAGATGGAGGCGATCAATCGGCAGCTTTCGGAGATCAATTTCCGCGCGGCCATCACGGCGCTGGAACTTCTGAGCGATCTCCGTCAACTGGAAGAAGCCACGGGGAAATTCGTCGCCACGGGGCGTCCCGAATACGCAGCCGAAGTGAAAAAAGCCCGCGAGGCGTTTACCGCGAATCTGGCCCGGATGCGGGCTCTCGGTCACTCGGAGCGAGAAGCCCGCGAGGTCGCCCGCCTCGCCCAGATGTGGAGTGATTTCTCCGCTGTCGCCTCCCGCCAGGAATCCCTGCTCACCACGCTCCGTCCGGGCGAGGTGAGAGACCTGGAGCGGATTCGTGAGATTCTCTCCGGCTTGATTCAGAACTTGAGCCTTCTTCGCACTCAAACGCAGACAGTCATTCAAGCGACGCAGGAAACGATCCAGGCTCAGGTGAACACCTCCACGGAGACGGCCAAGCGAGCGCGCGAGATCTCCTCGCTGGCGACCGTCACCGGTGTATTGCTCGCCATCCTCATTTCCTTTTTCATCGTTCGTTCCATCGCCGATCCTCTCCGACAACTGACCGAGGGAACCCGCGCGCTGGCCGAGGGGCGCTTCTCGGTTCACCTGGACGCACGCGGCCGGGACGAATTCGCGCAACTGGCCCGCGACTTCAACACCATGGCCGAGCGGCTCGGCGAACTCGACCAGATGAAGAGAGATTTCGTCTCACATGTCTCGCACGAGTTGAAAGCGCCGCTGGCCTCGATGCAGGAGACCATCCGGTTATTGCTCGATGAGATTCCCGGACCGCTGACGGATCGGCAGCGCCGGTTGCTCGAACTGACCGGGCAGAGCGGTCGCCGTCTGGCGGCGATGATCAGCAATTTGCTCGATCTCTCTCGCATGGAAGCGGGAGTGATGGAATACGACCGGAAACAGCAAGACGTGATCGAGATCGTTCGCGCGGCGCTGGCCGAGTTCGAGGCGCGGGCGGGAGAGAAGAAGTTGCGGCTGGAGGTTGATCTGCCTCAACCACCGGTCCTGGCGACCTGTGATGGTGATCGCCTCCTCCAGGTTCTGACCAATCTGCTGGAAAATGCCTATAAGTTCTCGCCCCCGGGAGGCACGATTGGGGTTCGGGCGCAGGTCATCGTCGGGATTCCGCCTCATCTCCCGGCCTTCTGGCGACAGGCGCTGGATCGCGCCGATTCTGACCGAGAGTTGCTCCTGCTCGCGGTCTCCGATTCCGGCCCCGGCGTTCCCGATGCTCACAAGGAAAAAATCTTCGAGAAGTTTCACCAGGTTCGTCAGGGCAAGAAACTCTCCGGTCAGGGCGTGGGGCTCGGGCTGGCCATCTGTCGCACCATTGTCCAGGCGCATCAGGGAGCCATCTGGGTCGAAGATAATCCCGGCGGCGGCAGCATCTTCTATGTGCTTCTTCCCATGGACTCCGCCGGTCAGCCGGCGGTATCCGTCTCCGCTGCGGGTCCGCCGTCATGA